The sequence ttcttcctctcttccggTAAGTGCAAAcctctcttccccttcccctttcctcctcaatttttctcctcctcctcttgattTACTGTCATGTGAGCATCTTCCAGATCTACTAAAAGCTTATGCATTTCGTGGGTTGATTTGTGTGGATTGAAATGCACTGTTGATCTCCTAAATTTCTAGTTGTTTATTTGGTATGATTAGTTATTGTTCCCCCCAGATCTAGTAACTTTTAAGTTTGCTACACATGGATATTTGTTGTCTCATGGATTGTTTTCAGTGTCAGAGAAAAATTTTGGTGCCTATTTATTTTCTCCATGGTCGATGATGATATGCTACTGGAGGTAGCATCACTTGGATGTGGCAACTGTGGCATAGACTTAAGATAAATTTCAATATACTAGTTTTTGGGGTACGggcaaccaaacaggcccattGTCTTGTTTGTTTGACAGGCCTGCTTGTGGTTCTAAGAAAGAAGGCTAGTACTGGAGTAGTAGAAAAGAGAGCAGATCGATTGATGAGAGGAGTTTTTGCACGATTAGGTCAGAAAGAGGAGATCGATGAAGTGATGAAACAAACGCCCAGCTCCAGCGTCggcttctttcttccccacagcCCCGCCGCCTCCAATCCTTGTTTAGAAACCCCACTAATAGAAAGAAGGCGCCACTGCCTAGGAAGAAGGTGTGTGCTGGCTGGTATACCTAGCCCACCCACCCGCCGGAGATCGGTGAGTTtcaccgcctccttcctcctatCTATCCCCTCCTCACCTACTCCTCAGTTCTAGTAGAGGTTGAAGACGATCTCTTCATTGATTGGATCTAATGGGCAGGTGCGAGGTGACTGAGATTTCGCTAGATTTCTGTTGCAAAACGCAACCCCTTTTCTAATTAACTATACTTAGTCTTTCAGGAGGCAAAGGTGAAATTTCGCTAGATTTCATTGGTTTTCCTGCGTGTGTGGCTTTCTTGTATACAAATAAAAATTCAAGATGCCGAATGTGCTCTTCAacatcttttctattttcatgGTAGGAAAACACAGCTAGTTGGTCACTTGGTCTCTCTCTGACACCAACATCTTTGTGCACTCCGAATCTGCAGTATGTGATGgagagaattttatttttttttaaaaaacttttccTAAGACCCATGATCATCTAGGTTGAATACTGGTAGTTGCAAGCGAGGATGGACATTCAAGATTATTATCAGTTAACACCAGTACATGGTTAGTCACAAGTCTAAAAAATTATGTGCAAGCAATTCATGTATCCACCAAGCAGACCACACTTAACCACTCAATCAACACCCCAGCTAACTAGGTGCCATGTTCTTTTTTACACCATAGATGATACATTATCCACAGATTATTCATTCCATGCTTCCAAAAGTATGATTTCTCCAAAAACATTCTACAATGGCTACATGACTTTTTCTAAGTGATTTatagtatttatttaatccatACAAGTTCTCATCCGTCAATGATCCATCCATTAAGAACATGGATCACCCGCTGAATCCCTATTAAAGGTGAGGCTACAATTTGTAGAAAGTGTGAAAGTGATGGAGTTCTGTTTGATTGTTCCTCCATCTTATGTCGCAGTTCTATCTGATATTGTATTTCTGTTGCTGAGCGGAAGCCTACTATTTAATTGGCCTTATATACTCTTGATAAATCAGTTCCTTGCAGACTAGGTTTGAAAAAAGCACCTaatgttttcttaaaaacacTGGAGGTAAAGGTAAATAGAAACTGCTATCATGTTGAGTTGGTAACTATGATCGTTGGGCTCATGGTCTATATGGGATCATTCAGTGTGGACATGATCAGTTGTTAGCATCACAATTGCACAAGATCTCtacatataatataatttgaCCAATTCCATGCATACAGTCATACAAGAAGTTGTTTGTATGGATAATTTATTAGAAAACATTAGGAAAATATGGTGCTATTCTTGCTGAGAAACATACCTGGGTTAAAATCTCGTGTCCTAGCTCGGACCAGTAGCTGCAACTGCATGAATAGCTTCCTATCAGTATTGCTTGGATGTTGGAAAACATCAGAACAATGAATGCAAACAAACTCTTAACAAAATCTGAATTCTCCCTGAAAATTATTAGCCAGTCCCAGATTATTGCttatttctttctttcgttCTATTTAATGAAACTTATTCTTTCTTTCATTATGCATATATAGATTATATTAGAGATGCTGGAATAATAGGTGGGCATGGAAAACCTGCTACCTGAAGATGTCCTTGTAAACATCCTCCATCGTCTTGCACCACGCTGCCTTGCAATTTCTCGATGTGTCTGCAAGCCTTGGCGCACCATCATCGATGCTCGTTGCCTGCTGCGTGTGGACCTCCTTCCACACTTGGTGGGTGGCATATTCATCAACTTCCATGACCTAATCTTGTCTGAGTTCATCTCCCGCCCCTCGATAGGCCCCACAATATCCGGCAACTTTAACTATTTGCCTCACAACTCCATAGTTAGGGACCACTGCAATGGGCTTCTCTTGCTTGATGGCTATGTGGATTACCCGGCTACACAACAGTATTATGTGGTTAACCCGGCCACACGACAGTGGGTACAATTGCCCCCATGCCCAAGTTCGCATCCAGGGATGTACAGTGAGAGTATGGAGTACCTTGTCTTTGACCCCAGATTGTCATCACAGTTTGAGGTATTTGTAATCCCCTATGCTTGTGTCATGCCCTATGCTTCTGTACTTCATCGCAATATTCAATTAGACCCCATGATAGAGAAAATAGAATGGCCACCATCGCCATGCATCCTGCATGTTTTCTCATCAAGGACAAAGCAATGGGAGGAGAGGTCGTTTGTTCGAGAAGGGGAGGCTGCAGGAACTTTGGCCAAGATACGACCAAATTTTCCACATTTTCTGCAGAACGCAGTCTACTGGCGAGGAGTACTTTATGTACGTTGCCAAACCAATGCTGTTATGAGGTATACACAGTAATGAGTGATATCATTAATTTCTTATGCTATTCAAATTTCTGTGTATTAACATATCTTAGTTTACCATTATTTGCAGAATATCACTGTCTGGTAAGTACCAAATAATTAAACCACCTCAGTCACCTTTGGATATTGGAGATATGgattattcaaatatatatctGGGACGATCACAGAAGGGGATTTACTGTACATTTGTTGATAATCCATGCGGGGTATATATTCTTGATGAATCATATGGCAAAATGGAGTGGGTGCTGAAGCATAGAATTTGCTATGTGCCTAGACAGGAATTTCGTCAAATTGGACCCTGGACCTTACAAGATATCAACTTTTATGAACATATTGGTCATTCTGAATATGATAACAGTGAAGCAATAGAGGAGCAAAAATTTGAGTGGGACTCTGACAGTGATAATGTCATCGATATTAACAATAGGAGTAATTTGACTGGTTATGTAACATTCCTTGGATTCCATCCATACAAGGAGGTTGTGTTCTTGAGCCACACATTGACCCGTGGACTGGCATGCCACTTAAACACCAGAAAGGTCCAAGACATGGGCAACATTCGCCCAAAATATTATGGAACTGATATGGGTATCCAGCCATTTATAGAAGGGTCTTTTCCATACACACCGTGGTTGGGAGAATTTCCAGAGGACAATTAATTTTGAATCTCATCTTGCCTTACAATGTGATGCAAGGCATATTGGTATTCACTAGTCAACAATATATCGCAAGCCATAAAATTCCTTTTTGGGGCCCGTATCAGTTAGCTTCTCAGATTAATTTATCCGCCAGCCGAATACTCCATGTGTGTAAAGTAAGAGACCAGTTATTGTTGCCACACAAACAGCAACGCCGCCCGTTACAAAAATCAGTGTATGCTTGCTTACCTGAGCCATTGGATACCTTAGCTAAAACAGAACGTACTGTTTGTGATTGTATGCATTATACGAGCAATATGTGTTGCAAAACTAATGACATGGCTCGCATTGTCTgttttgattgtttttttttttcacaaaagccATGGGTGCTCAGCTCGTGTGACAAACCCCAGTTTCCATCACCGTCTCTGATTCAGATATTATTATTCATCCGTCTAAAATACAGGGcaaagctatttttttttttttggagaaacaATACAGAGCAAAGCTAGATCTAGCAACACAGTCACAGAgataagtcacaaaaaaaaaacacagtccGGTATTTCAATGTATGACTTTACTATATCTATACCATAAAAATAAGGTGTTTTTATAGTCTTGTTGGTACGTCGCGTATAGTCCGTACGTGATAGAAATTGATAGTGTTTCTGGTCAGCCTCCTACGTCCGTCACCGCACCTCACGCTGCCCGTCATCGTGCGCCCGCGACTGGTAGATCGGATTTAGGCCCACGTCGCGTCAAGATCAGTTTCGTAATACGCGTGTATGTATATTCATGGTCATGGAACGCCATCACTGTGAGCACCTGTACATTGTGTCTGCTCAACGTCTCTTTTTTTacataatggaatataatatcccggtCTTTACTTAAaaagagctacaaccaattattacaaagtttcactccaaaaaaaaagtgtagttCAGAACAAGTAGAACACACCAAACAGGAAAAGAAAGGACCCAAACTAAgataaggagaacacatttattctagcctatttgtgaatctgtaaccataattgacaaaaagttgcataactgtGGTCTCCAACTTGCGACATACAACTTTGAGAAACTCTTCAtattcatcacacctttgtagttgtGCCGAAAGCCGGAGCTAGTGGGTTGCcttgaaaattacctgcatataggaCATTGAAGGTGATTTATCAAAAAGCATATTGTttctactcaaccatagagcccaacaaatggctgaagctccaacaagtatcagtttactctttttcttatCAACCCCCAAAAGCCACcttaaaaaatatgagatatactagtAGGAAGGttaaagccaaaagagactgaactgctctccatatGAACTTCACATAATGACAATCCATGAAGAGGAATTGATTCATTGTTCATACAAAAACTACACCTcaaactaccattccaatttcGCCTCGTCAAGTTATCCTTAGTtaacacaacccctttaagcaagtaccacataaagatcttaatcttaagtggcatcttaagcttccaaatacacTTATTCCTCTCAATatagccattattaattaaagctaggtaCATTGACCTTACTGAGAACCCaccattctgatgataattccaCCTAAAGCTATCTGAAGAATCATTCAACTGGATATgtacaatagaagcacacaacTCATGCCAATGAACAAGATTCTGACCAGTTATATCCATCACGTTGAGCATAGATCTATTGGCTTACCTACACCCATGAAATCAATCAAAGCCTGCCattttgcagcgggcatggctagcaaaggcctgaggctagcaaaaaacaaaatttattttttttgtgggttatactcatccgtgacgggctttaacTTAAAGTCCGTTTGAGTTATAGTCATCCGTGAAGGGCATAAGTTTAGGCCGAGAttagagtcatccgtgacgggcgatagtttaggcccgattgagattagaGTCATCCGCGACAGGCGATAGTCTACGCCCGATTGAGGTTAGAGTCATCCATGACGTGCTTTAGTCTAGGCCCGATTGAAATTAGtagtcatcagtgacgggcgctagttgggGCCcaattgagataggtcatccgtgacgggctctagtttgactagtcgtctgggtcaaagctatcgatGACGGGCTTTACTTGGGGCGTGATTAAGATAACTTCATTCGTAACGCTCgtatgcccgattgagataacttctcacatcagtgacttctatgCTGTGACGGACGCCATACCTGACACAGATGGGGTTGCTGCCTGATTGAGATGTGGGTGACCGTTGTAGTGTATCTAAGTGCCAAAATCTATATCTGATATATAGCCGAATTTTCAAAACCTATTGACATCGGCTAGCATCGCTACATCAGCTTATTGGCCGATTAGCTTTTTGATCATTAGTTTATCTATCTTGTTTCatttgcaggatcaaactgactgtcACGTCGTCTGAACCTGATAATTTAGGACCTACATTGGACCTGCACTCGTCGTAACTGGCAGAGAGGAGGCCCAACAACGAGTTTTTGACAGGGATGCAGAGGCGGAGATAGGGGCAATTGTGGCTGACGATGCCGGCGAAAATGTGGGCAATGGTGTTGGCGGACGATGGTGGTGTGGAGGCCTGAAGCCGGTGTCGTGTGCGGCCAACCTCCGCGATCTCCCGCCACATTTCATTGTTCCTCATCGTATGCTTAGTAAGGTCCTGATATCACTGGGTCCTgatatcactggtggagaaagcctttttactcccggttggtaacccccctatagtcccggtttttcaaccgggagtacgaatccgggactaaagatcgctatctttagtcccggtttaaatacccgggattaaagattgatctttagtcccagttggtgttaccaaccggggaaaaagagaggaatctttagtcccggttgataacaccaaccggaactaaagagaGAGtagcgttttttttcttttgccagatttagtctctatattttctcccgaatctagTGCTATGTATATCCCTAaatcaatccccaaatccccaattcaaagtaacatcccaaatcttaagttacttataaacataaatcaaatacatcacaaatcttaaaaaaaacacactcaaatcaaatacatcacaaatcctaaaaaatacacacaaatcaaatacatcacagattatacatctcatatccatgcaatgaatcacaaaattacacatctcaatcaatcacaaattataaaaaaaaagaaaaaaaaaggaaaagagaccggCCGGCAGTCGAGAGGGCACGGCCGCCACCGGGCgtgcccccgccggccgccgccccgcgcggcaccgccgccgcccgccacagccgccgccgccgccgccgccgcggccccgccggccgccgggccGCAGTCGTCGGCCACCGGATTGGATGGgaagtgaggagaggaggaggaaggggagaaggggcgGATGGgaagtgaggaggagaggaggaaggggagaaggggaggagttagatctgtgaagaggaaggggaacggATCTGTGAAGtgtaggagaggataagggaaagggattatatactacgtattaaattttagtctcggttggtaatactaatcgggactaaagatcaatataatttttagtcccggttagtattatcaaccgggactataaagatgatctttagtcccggttggtgtcatcaaccggaactaaagatcctcggccgggatgaaccaggagtaaagatgatttttagtcccagttggtgttaccaaccgggactaaagatcataaactAGCTGTGGTGTttttaatcgggactaaagatcatttttaatcccggtttttattgcaaccgagactattgtggattttggccgaccgaccaaagatggtttctccaccagtgtatggAGCTCCTGAAATTTTAAGGGTAAAGGTTAGGGTTGAGGGTTCACACTATTTCCTTCAGTGAATAAAATCAACACTATACCATTGTTAGAATCTTAATGGCTGGCTCCCTTCTGTGTGCATTGTATGCCTTTCCACAAGAAAAGTTAGACGAGAACATGAAAGACTGAGCTACTGCTACCGCCGTCGCTATATCTTGCCACCATCGTTGCTGTCAAGCAATCACTCTTCCCCCTAGTCCTACACCCTCCTCTTAACAAATCCGACGGCCCCTGAGCCGGATCCGGTATcgaggtggagagggagaggaaaagagcGGAGAATGAGAGAGGGCCGCTGGTggggtggagagggagaggacgaTAATGGCGGAGATACCCGTGCGCCGCCCTCTAGGGACCGGATCCACCAACGAGGACACCCATGGTCGAAGTTGGTTCCGGGTGACCGGATCCACCGGTGAGGAGACCGACTCTGACCGCCCCCGATCTGGATCTAGCATAATGGAGTGGAGATGGTGAGAAGGGAGAAGGGGGCAACGGCTTGCAACCGTCCCATTTCCCTAGGTGGCCGGATTTGTTGGCAAGGAGGGCGACACATGGTGGTGTGACGAaacagggaggcggcggcggcgaggggggggggggagcagtCAACGATGGCGGTGGTTGGGGGAGGACGGTCGATGATGGCAATGGGGGAGGGCAGATGGCGGTGGCAGCAGCCttagggcagcggcggcgcggggcagtCAGGTGGGGTAGATgtggttttgttttggaaaagcccctttgtttttttatatttacaatgCTACCCCTAGAATTCTTCATGTTGTATTTCTCTGAAATACGAGGTGTTTTCTGGATAAAACACAATGGGTCGTCAGCTGGCTCAATGAAATTGTGATATTCAGGATATTGTGATATTCCGTGTAATCACGATAGGTTTTTTGCAAAACAGCCAACCACGTGTAATCTctcggaggaaaaaaaaagggaaaacagaGAATCGGTATGGGTGGGACTATTATGAACGAAGTATGCCTTCCTATTCCAGTACTCCTTGGGTAGCAGTCCAGCAAAGGCTTAAGTGCAAAGTGAGTAATGAAAGCGGGAATGTTGTTTCGCATATAGGACAAACCAGATTTCGAGTTACTTGTCCACACCAACTGATCAGGCATTGGAAAATTGTCCAATATTTGTTTGAGCGAATCATCAAGATTGACGGTTCCCTCTGCACCAGCCACAACACCTATTCCTCGTCTTGAAGATACTCTTAAGGCCCAGTCTGAAAAAGATTGATCCAAGAAAATGccatacaagttttttttttcaggaaacatattttttaaagtttgtagCAAATAATTTGTGACAATAATAATCCGATGAAGTagctaaaaagaaaataaaaagagccAAAATTCTGGTTTCTATGCTACGTGCCCTCGGTTATCTTCCTCAAACTCAAAGTAGGCAGACCAGGTCTCTGGCCTCAACAAACCAAGGTGACAGAAAAACAAGACAGGGCTTGGGTATCAGAGTATGCCACAGTGGGCACCATAAGGCATGCTGCAAGGGAGACACCAGGTTGAGTCATCAGATGGCCATAGGTTGTTTGAATTTGATGTCGCTTAGCTCGACTTCGAAACCAGGGTAGTAAAATAAATGTTCCCAACATATCAGATGGCTGATGCAAAAGAAATAGggtgttcagacttcagagtgcAACTATTCAGATAACAAGTACTGGCAGTTAAAACATAGCTATAACAAAATTGCGCAGACCTTCCTCATATGACCACATATGCTGCTAAAATTACATATTAAGATTACAACAGGTACTCTTCCACCATGGTTTCCTGGCACAGGAGTAGAACTTTTAAGTTGCATGTGTTAAGAACCGTCTCCCGTGATGATGCTTGTCGTCATTTCTTCAATGGGAACTCAGGAATATTCTGACAAGGTGATCTTGATTCACGACGAGATCTACAAGAAAACAGGAACTGAATCATGTACTGGGCTAAAGAGCAGATATAATAGAATTATAGAAGGACGTCAGCCCGCGAAAGGAGTGCCATCTCAGTTTTGCTGGTGACCTGGAAAAGAGATTAGAAGAACGAGAGAGCAAGCGAGTGACCTAGCTCCTCGCGCGCTACAAGATGCAACATTAATTTTCACTGGCATGCAGCCAATACAGCAGGAGGATGAGTGAATGGTGCGGTTATGGTCTGATTAAAAAATCGAATTCGTGAATAGTGTATAGACAAGCTAAAGCCCAACTATTGTATAAACCATCTTAAAGCCAAATATTTTCCTGACATGGTCATTTTTGGAGCTAATAGCTTACTACactattagacttgctctaAGCTGAGCATTTTTCCTGGAGAATATTTATATCACACGACAGATATGCAGTGATGGCAAATACTGATGGTAGGCAACACCACCAGACTAAGCGAGTCATAAAATAAGCTCATGGCAGCAATAACTTGACTAGGTAAGCCGGGGACCACCTAATTGTGATTTCTAATGAATACCTTTCCATGTTTCTAACAAAATATGCCAATGGGAAGAAAAGGCATTTACAGTAATTAAACATAATTCTGCTCGCTGGACTGCTACCCAATCTACAGAGAGAAATAATTACTTCCAGAGGTTCACAGAAATTAGACATTCACTGTTGTCTCTAGAGCAGTTACTATCGAATTTCAGTACCACAGTCAAAACTTCATTAAGGAAATGAAAATTAAGATAGCTCAAACCCACCTTAATAACTCTAGGCAGGGCCAATAAGGTTTTTTATTTCTGCAAGGCAGTCATCGAGAGCTTTATACTCAGGGGTATGTAAGAAGTCTGAAGCCTACACAAGAAAAGTTCCAACAATGAGCAATCTGGAGGAATTGAACATTAAAAACAAACAGACTTAAATGGTTTAgaaatggtatattttttctttttataatgtTGTTTCCGAGCCATTTGTTGCAGGTAATCTTAGCATCCCACAATCTTCAATTGTTCATTACCCCTTGTTCTAGTCAATGATCCTAAAGTCATGTCCAACCTACTAATTTCATACCAGGCAAGAGGAacagtgcaaaaaaaaaagatacctgTTTTAAGGAGCTTTTAAGGTGCATCTCAGCTGAAAATAACTCTCTTTGGCTTCCAGTCGAAGAAGAAATTTCCATATAGACCTTGCAAAGCTGCAGGGAAGCTTGAGCATACTTAGTGAACTTCGTCTGGTCATGCCATAGTCCAGAACCCTGCGAGtacaataataaattaataacaTGACAGGACAAGGTACCACAAGATTAAATATACATCAAATATAAAACAGCCAGCATTAAATGATTTCCTGAGATGAAAATGAAGGAGAAATCTGCATTCAACATCCGCAGACTTGCTGCTAGGGGTCAACATGGTAAAATTGGATAGTGATCCTCTGCATTAGAGTATAAAATTGTgtgttacacattttttttctacaaggAATGTTCACCTCTATTCAATTTATATGTGGCCATCCATttagatttgtttgttttttaatattaagAAGTTCAAGGGATAATTTGCAATGGAAGTAGGTGGGGTGGCAGATTCAGGGCCACCACCGCTACCTTATAAAGGAGTATAGAAAATGGagaaatgctacagtaaattgCATTAAGAGAAATCTGCACCATCCACTCACAATCCTATGCCAATGGTCAACATCCACAGCTCGAATGTGATAGTACTAGCTGACTGATAAATACTGATGCTACAGTACCTAACTGATCTGAGCCGTTTGTTTTTAATGCTCAAGTGCTAATGCAAAAACACTGTAGCACCTTGCATTAGCAGTTCAAAATGCAGAGGATCCAGATCCGGTAAAATTACCATCCCGACTTTTGCAAAAAGAAAGTAGCAAAAGAAAGCCAGTGTCCATTCAAGCATGTCATGCATGAACTCAACAGACCGCAAGATCACTGCGACAATACAACACTAGGATGCTATGCTCAAGCAGATTTTCTAGTAGAGCAACAGTTGAGCCACCTGCCATAACTATCATCCAAGCAAGGTATGTCAGGGACTCGGGGCCATGAGGAGGTGAAACACAGAAATAGGAGAAATCAGTGAAACTTTTAATGGTAGGCAGACAAACAATATGCTATGCTCAAGCAGTAGCATGTGATGGTCGTGGCTGTTGGCTCCTTGCTCAAGTACCTTTTGATAAGCCAGCAAGAGATAGCCAATGCCAAAGTGCATGAAGATTTTAAAAAGATGATAACACGTGGGCATACAATtttcttaatttgtttgttCATTCATCATATCTTTTGCTCAATGCTtgcatataaaaaaatgtacgATAGATAGTGATCCCGGTCAATCAGAAGGAGCATGGTTTGGTCAAGGGGTCCATTAGAGTATTGGGTGTACGATAGATAGTTCCGATCAGACAACTACAAAAATTTAAGGGGTCCAAATggacctttctttttttctttttctggcaAATGGTTTCTACCCAAAACTCCAAGCATCATAAAACTTATGCTCTCTACTAGATACACTGGAATCCAATTTTCCTAGTGGACAGGTCCAAATTCTACTTCCAATCGAGATCTGGAATGTTGTCTCAATAACTCAGGACAGATTTGTGAAAATTTGATACTCACGCGATCTCCattacacacaaaaaaaactgtCCAACAAAGAATGCAATCCTAGCATTTGAAGGACAAATTAGTAGGAAAGTGAAATGGCCTAAATGTCCCTAATTAAATAAAGGGTGCTTAGGAGTGGGACTGTGGGAGGGAGGTTAGGGGTAAGATGGGGAGAAATTTGAATGCGAGATGATTGATGGGACATGTAGTACTCTAGAATTGtattttttgtgggacaaaattTGAAAGATATGATTGCATTTTTTgttggacggaggta is a genomic window of Oryza glaberrima chromosome 7, OglaRS2, whole genome shotgun sequence containing:
- the LOC127779790 gene encoding uncharacterized protein LOC127779790, encoding MENLLPEDVLVNILHRLAPRCLAISRCVCKPWRTIIDARCLLRVDLLPHLVGGIFINFHDLILSEFISRPSIGPTISGNFNYLPHNSIVRDHCNGLLLLDGYVDYPATQQYYVVNPATRQWVQLPPCPSSHPGMYSESMEYLVFDPRLSSQFEVFVIPYACVMPYASVLHRNIQLDPMIEKIEWPPSPCILHVFSSRTKQWEERSFVREGEAAGTLAKIRPNFPHFLQNAVYWRGVLYVRCQTNAVMRISLSGKYQIIKPPQSPLDIGDMDYSNIYLGRSQKGIYCTFVDNPCGVYILDESYGKMEWVLKHRICYVPRQEFRQIGPWTLQDINFYEHIGHSEYDNSEAIEEQKFEWDSDSDNVIDINNRSNLTGYVTFLGFHPYKEVVFLSHTLTRGLACHLNTRKVQDMGNIRPKYYGTDMGIQPFIEGSFPYTPWLGEFPEDN